Within Caulobacter segnis, the genomic segment GCGCGCCGGGTCGATCACGTCTTTGCCCATCACTTCTCGGCCAGCAGTTTCTCGACGATGCCGCGCGCTTCCGGACCCGACCAGTCGGCCGGGCCGGCCATGCGGGCGCGCTCACGGCCCTGGCGATCGTAGATCACCGTCGTCGGATAACCAGCCGCGCGCGGGTCCATGGCGAACGACAGCTTGTAGCCGGGGTCGCGATAGGTCTTCAGCGGCGGATTGGCGGCCATCTCCTCATTGATCAGGTTCAGGTCGCTGTCGCGATCGACGCTGATCGGCAGCACGGTGAGCGGCTGGGTGGCGTAGGCGGCCTGCAGCTTGGCCAGGGTCGGCATCTCGGCCTTGCACGGCGCGCACCAGGTGGCCCACAGGTTCATGACCACCACACGGCCCTTGAAATCGGCCAGGGTCGCGGGTTTGCCATCCAACGACGTAAAGACCGTGGTCGGCGCGGCGCGCGGCGTGGCGGGCACGTCGAGCTTTTCCAGCGTCCCCTTCTTGAATTCTGTGAGGTCGGCGGGACCTGAGGGTTTGAACGAAGCCGTGGCGATGACGTATAGAACCGCCGCCACGCCGACGAGGATGACGCCGCCCAGCGCTATCCTCACAGGATTGCGCTTCTTGGCCGCCGCCTCCGATTGGACTTCGCTCATATGACCGACAACGCCTCCGATACGCCCAAGCCCAAGGGCCAGGGTCAAGCCATGTGGGGCGGTCGGTTCACGGCCAAGCCGGCGGAACTGATGCAGGCGATCAACGTCTCCATCGGCTTCGACAAGCGCCTCTGGGCGCAAGACCTGGCGGGTTCCCGCGCCCACGCGCGGATGTTGATGAACCAGGGCGTGATTTCAAGCAGCGATGGCGAGGAAATCCTCGGCGGCCTCGCCAAGATCGAGGACGAGATCGCCACCGGGACCTTCCCGTTCCGCGACGAATACGAAGACATCCACATGAATGTGGAGGCGCGGCTGCGCGAGCTGATCGGCGCGACCGCCGGCCGGCTGCATACCGCCCGCTCGCGCAACGACCAGGTGGCCGTCGACTTCCGCCTGTGGGTGCGCGACGCCACCGACCGTTCGGCCGCCCAGCTGGAAGCCCTCCAGAAAGCCCTGCTGGCCCAGGCCGAGGTTCATGCCGACGCCCTGATGCCGGGCTTCACCCACCTGCAGCCGGCCCAGCCGGTGACCTTCGGCCACCATCTGATGGCCTATGTCGAGATGTTCGGCCGCGACGCCAGCCGCTTCCGCGACGCCCGCGCCCGGATGAACGAGTGCCCGCTGGGGGCCGCGGCCCTGGCCGGCTCGCCCTTCCCGATCGACCGCCACCAGACGGCGGCGGCGCTGGGCTTCGACCGCCCGACCGCCAACTCGCTGGACAGCGTCTCGGCCCGCGACTTCGCCCTGGAAGCCCTGTCGGCCGCCTCGATCACCGCCACGCACCTGTCGCGCCTGGCCGAGGAGATCGTCCTGTGGACGACGCCGATGTTCGGCTTCATCAAGCTGACCGACGCCTTCACGACCGGCAGCTCGATCATGCCGCAGAAAAAGAATCCCGACGCGGCCGAGCTGATCCGCGCCAAGGTCGGCCGCATCCTGGGCTCGCTGACCACTCTGACCGTCGTCATGAAGGGCCTGCCGCTGGCCTATTCCAAGGACATGCAGGAGGACAAGGTCCCAACCTTCGAGGCCTTCGACGCGCTCGAACTCAGCCTGCTGGCCATGGCCGGCATGGTCGCCGACCTGACCCCGAACACCGAAACCATGGCCAAGGCCGCCGGCGCGGGCTTCTCGACCGCCACCGATCTGGCCGACTGGCTGGTGCGGACGCTGAACATGCCTTTCCGCGACGCCCACCACGTGACAGGCTCGGCCGTGAAGACCGCCGAGGGTCTTGGCGTCGATCTGGCCGATCTTACCTTGGAACAGTTCCAGGCGATCGAGCCCCGGATCACCCAGGACGTCTACGCCGTTCTGACTCCGGCCGCCTCGGCGGCCAGCCGCATGAGCTATGGCGGGACGGCCCCCGCCCAGGTCCGCGCCCAGATCGCGCGTTGGAAGGAACTGCTGGCATGACCCGCCCCGTCACGACGCGCAAAATCACGATCCTGGCCTTGGCCGCCCTGGCCGTCACGGCCGCCGCCTGCGGCAAGCAAGGCGCGCTGGAGCGTCCCGCCCCGCTGTGGGATCCGGTCAAGAAGGCCGCCTGGGAAGCCGAACGTCGCGCGGCGTCAGCCCAGGCCAACCAGCCGGCCCGCGCCGGCGGCGCCCAGGAGGTTCGCGATCCCGCCTCGACCTCCAGCAACCGCACGATCCGCGCCGCCCCCCTGCCGGGCACCAAGGATCCGTTCGGCGGCCCGTCGGCGGCCGGTTTCCCCGGCGCGACCCCGAATTAAGGCACGACGTTGAATCACTTCGAGTACGGCCCCGAGGGCCTGGCCTGCGAAGGCGCGCCCCTGGCCAAGATCGCGGCCGAGGTCGGCACGCCGGTCTACGTTTATAGCCGCGCCACCCTGGAGCGGCACTTCACCGTGTTCCGCGACGCCCTGGCGGCGGCCGGCGTCGTCGACCCGCTGGTCGCCTACGCGGTGAAGGCCAATTCCAACGTCGCGGTGCTGAAGGTGCTGGGCGACTTGGGCGCCGGGGCCGATACCGTCTCGGAGGGCGAGGTTCGTCGCGCCCTGGCCGCCGGCATCCCGCCCGAGCGCATCGTCTTCTCGGGCGTCGGCAAGGCCCGGCGTGAGATCGAATTCGCCCTAAGGACCGGCGTCGCCGAGATCAATGTCGAGTCCGAGCCGGAGATGAACCTGATCGCGCAGGTCGCGGCCGAGCTGGGCGTGCGCGCCAAGATCGCCTTCCGGGTCAATCCGGACGTCGCGGCCGGCGGCCACGCCAAGATCGCCACCGGCAAGTCCGAGAACAAGTTCGGCGTCTCGTTCGCCGAGGCCGCGCGCCTCTACGCCAACGCCAGCAACAACGCCAATCTCGAGCCGATCGGCGTGGCCTGCCACATCGGCAGCCAGATCACCGACCTAGCCCCTATGCGCGCCGCCTTCGGCAAGATGCGCGGCCTGGTCGAGCAGCTGCTGGGCGAGGGTCTGGCGGTCGAGCGCCTGGACCTGGGCGGCGGCCTGGGCGTGCCCTATTTCAACCACCCTGAGCCGCCCTCGCCAGCCGAGTTCGCCGCCATGGTCGGCGAGGTCACCAAGGGCCTGCCCGTGAAGCTGGCCTTCGAGCCGGGCCGGGTGATCGCCGCCAACGCCGGCGTGCTGGTGTCGGAAGTGATCCACGTCCACGAACGGCCCGAGGGCCGCAAGTTCCTGGTCATCGACGCGGCCATGAACGACCTGGTGCGCCCGGCCATGTACGACGCCTTCCACGACATCCGCCCCGTCATCCAGCGGGGCGGCGAGACCGTCTATGACGTGGTGGGTCCGGTCTGCGAGACGGGCGACACGTTCACCCGCGATCGCGCCTTGCCGCCGCTGGCGGCGGGCGAGCTGGTGGCCTTCATGTCGGCGGGCGCTTACGGCTCGGCCATGGCCAGCGAGTACAATACCCGGCCACTGGTCCCCGAGGTCCTGGTCGACGGCGACCGCTACGCGGTGATCCGCAAGCGTCCGACGTACGAGGAGATGCTGGCGCGGGATCTGGTGCCGGACTGGGTGTAGTTGAGAATTCCCCTCTCCCCTTGCGGGAGAGGGTGGCCCCGGCGAAGCCGGGGTCGGGTGAGGGGTCGCACGGCGAGGCCGAGAAACCCCTCATCCGTCGCCTAAGGCGACACCTTCTCCCGCAAGGGGAGAAGGAAGACAGACATCAATCCAGCGCGCCGATGTACGGCAGGCCGCGGCTCTTGCCCTCGTCGTCTAGGCCATAGCCGACCAGGTAGCGCGCGGGGGCTTCCCAGGCGACGAAGTCGGGCTCCATGCCGCGATCCTTGGGCCAGGGCTTGCGGGCGAAGACTGCGGTGAGCACTTCGCTGGCGCCGGCGTCCTTGACCAGGCGGGCGGCTTCCGACAGCGACAGGCCGGTGTCGAAGACGTCGTCGACGACCAGGGCGCGGCGGCCGATCAGCGGGCGCTGCAGGTCGGCGCGGACCTCGCAGCGGCCCGTGCTCTTGCGCTCGTCATGGTAGGAGGCCAGCCACAGGGCGTCGAACCGCACGTTGCGGCCGGCCTTGTAGAGGGCGCGGGTCAGGTCTGCGGCGAACCACAGGCCGCCGGTCAGCAGGCAGACCACGACGGTGTCGTCGTCGATGCGCGGCGCGATGGCCTCGGCCAGCTTCTGGACCCGTTCGGCGATCTCGGCTTCCGAGATCAGGACTTCGGGGTGGGTCTTGTCATTCATGGTGGCGCGGGTTCGTGAGAGTCCGGAGGGGAGGTTTGGTCCCCGCTCTCATGTCCCGGGGGTTCCTGTCCAGCCGCTTCGTGCTCGACGGGGGTGTCTTGAGCCCCGCGCAGCGACAAGTCCGGCTGGGCGCCGTGCTCGCCGGGCTTCTTCAGGGCTGTCTTCACCACCTTGGCCGCGCCCGGTTCGGTGGCGAAGCCGATCTGCAGATCCTTGGCCGTGCGGGGCGGGTTGAGGAAGGTGATCGAGAAGTGACGCACCTCGCCCGGCGGGATCTTGGCGTTGGCGGCGCCGGCCAGCTGGCCGGCCACGCGCTTCTCGTCCTTGTTGAGCAGTTCGACGCGCAACGGCGGGGCCGTCACCTCATGCTCGGTGATGTTGCGGATCGTGCCGGTCACCGTCACCACGGCGTGGCCATCCTGCATCGAGGGCTGGGCCTTGATGCTGTCGCGGTCGATCACCAGGCCGACGGTGTTCACCGGCAGGCCGACGGCGGCATAGGCGCCCGCCGCGCCCGGCAGGACGCGCACGACATCGATGCGGAAGATCAAGGCGGCCACGACGATCACCGCCATGGTGGCGGCCATGCCCGCCCAGATGACGCCCGTGGTGGTGGCCTCTCGCAGACGGCGCTCGGCGTTGGCGCGAGCCCGGAAGACCTTGGGAAGCTCCTCGCCCGGCAGCGCGCTGACCGGCGGCTCCTCGGCCTCAGCGCCAGCGGCGCCCGCCGCGGCGGCTTCAGCGCCCGGTTCGCCCCCTCGGCCTGGCCTCCCAGGGCCGACGCTTCGGGCGTCTCGAACAGGTCGACGGCTTCTTCGTTACGGGCGGTCCAGCGGTGACCACACGAGGCGCAACGCACGACTCGCCCCGCCGAACCGACCTTGGAGTCGTCGACGAAATAGCGGCTGGCGCACTCCGGACAGGTCAGTATCATGGCCGCGAATCGAACGCTCCCCACTCACCCAAATGGGGTCGCTGATTTTAACCCTGATGTCCAGAAACCCAAGTGACGCGCCTTGCGGATCGACACACAACAGGGCGATGACGCCCTACCGGTGGTCCGCTTCGAAGGCGTCTCGATGCGGTACGGGCGAGCACCCGAAACCCTGAGAGACATAAGCTTTTCCCTCGACCAGGGTTCGTTCCACTTTCTGACCGGCGCCTCGGGCGCGGGCAAGAGTTCGCTGCTCAAGCTGATCTACCTGGCCCATCGTGCGTCACGCGGTCGCGTCGAGTTGTTCGGACGCGATGTGAGCCTGACCCACACCTCGGACCTGCCGTTCCTGCGCCGCCGCATCGGGGTGGTGTTCCAGGAGTTCCGCCTGCTGGAGCACCTGTCGGTCTTCGACAACGCCGCCCTGCCCTTGCGCATCCTCAAGCGCAAGCCCGCGACCTACCGCGAGGACGTCGCCGAACTGCTCAGCTGGGTCGGCCTGGGCGACCGCATGCACGCCCTGCCGGCGACCCTGTCGGGCGGCGAGAAGCAGCGTCTGGCCATCGCCCGCGCCGTCGTCGACCGTCCTGACGTCCTCCTGGCCGACGAGCCGACCGGCAATGTCGATCCGGCGATGTCGCTGCGCCTGCTGCGGCTGTTCGTCGAGCTGAACCGCCTCGGCACCACCATCCTGATCGCCACCCACGACGAGGAGCTGGTCGCCCGCGCCGCCCGCCCGACGCTGCATCTGGAGCAAGGCCGTCTGGTCGACACGCCTGGCGGACTTGCGGGAGGCCGCGCATGAGCGAATTCTTCCAGGTCGCCCGCTGGAAACCCAGCCCCTTGCTGCCGCCGCGCGACAGCCGCGACGGGGCCTTGGTCTTCGTGGTGGCGGTGCTGTGTTTCCTGGCCTGCCTGACCGCCTTGGCCGCCCTGGCGGCCAACCGCGCCGCCCATGGCTGGACCGCCCAGCTGACCGGCTCGGCCACCGTGGTCGTCCGCGCCCGCGCCAACGAGACCCCCGACAGCGCCGCCGCCCGGGCCGCCGAGACCCTGGCCGGCGTCAGGGGCGTGATCGAGGCCCAGGCCCTGACCCGCGAGAAGGCCGAGGCCCTGCTGGAGCCGTGGATCGGCAAGGAGGCGCTGGTCGATGAGCTGCCCACGCCGCGCCTGGTGACCCTGGACCTGGATCCCAAGGCGCCGCCGACCGCCGCGATCCTCGACAAAGCCCTGAAATCCGCCGGCGTCGACGCCACGGTCGACGACCACAGCCGCTGGATCGCCGACATCGAACGCGCCGCCAACCTGGCGCGGCTGGCGGCCCTGGGCGTCTTCGCCCTGATCGCGGCGGCGACGGCGGCGGTGATCGCCTTCGCCACCCGCGCCGGGCTGGCCGCCCGTCGCGACGTCATCGAGGTGCTGCACTTCTCCGGAGCCGAACAGGGCTTCATCGCCGGCCTGTTCCAGAACCGCTTTGCGACCATGGGCGCCCTGGCGGGCTTGCTGGGCGGCGCGAGCGCGGCCATCATCGGCGCTGTCGCGCGCTATTTCGGCGGCGGCGCGGGGTTCGCGCCGTTGCTGCCGCTGGCCTGGATCGATCTGGCGGCCGCCTTGCCCGCGCCGGTGATCGCCGCTTTGATCGCCGGCCTCTCGGCCCGTCTGGCGGCGTCGCGCATCGTGGGGGAGATGCCGTGAAAAGTCTGGCGGCTCTGCTGATCGCGCTGATGATCTGGGGTCTTGGCCTGCTGGCCTTCACCGGCCGCGTGGACCAGTCGACCCCTGCCCCCGAACCGCCGGACGCCGACGGCGTCGTCGTGCTGACCGGCGCCTCGAACGTGCGCCTGGAGGCCGCCACCCGGCTGCTGGAGGAAGGCAAGGGCAAGCGCCTGCTGATCTCCGGCGTCAACCGCGAGGCCACCCGCGCCGACGTCCAGACCGTCACCCGGGCCGTGAAGCCGATCTATGACTGCTGCGTGGACCTGGGCTTCGCCGCCGCCAACACCGTCGGCAACGCCCTCGAGACGGCCGAGTGGGCCAAGTCCAAGGACTATAAGAGCCTGATCGTCGTCACGGCCGACTACCACATGCCGCGCTCGATGCTGGAGCTTTCCGCCGCCATGCCCGGCGTGAAGCTCTATTCGTATCCGGTGAAGACCGATCTGAACGCCCATCGCTGGTGGAAGACCACGCTCAGCGCCCGGCGGATGATCGTGGAATACTGCAAGTACCTGGCGATCCTGGGCCGCGAGGCGTTCCTGGGCCTGGGTCCAAAAGACAAAGACAAGGCCGCCCCGGCGGCGAAGGAAGCTCCTTGATCTATCTGCGCTCGTTCCTGTTCCAGCTGTTCTTCTGGCTGTGGTCGGCGGCCTGGGCGATCGGCATGATCGTCACCTTTCCCCTGCCCCGCCGGGCCAACACCTGGAGTCTGAAGACCTGGTCCTGGGGCCTGATCGTGGCCCTGCGCGTGCTGGTCGGCGTCAAGGTCGAGGTGCGCGGCGAACAATACCGCCCGACGGGCCCTGCGCTGGTCGCCGCCAAGCACCAGTCGATGTTCGACGTCTTCAGCCAGTTCGCCTTGCTGCCGGACGCCTGCTTCGTGATGAAGAAGGAGCTCTTGATGGTGCCGCTGTTCGGCTGGCACGGCCTGAAGGCGGGCATGATCGTCGTCGATCGCGGCGGCCACTCCACGGCGCTGAAGAAGCTGGTCCGCGACGCCGTCGAGCGCATGAAGGAGACCCGCCAGGTGGTGATCTTCCCGGAAGGCACCCGCGGCGACGTCGGCCAGCCCGGCGACTACAAGCCCGGCATCGCCGCGCTCTACCGCGAGCTGGACATGCCGGTGACCCCGCTGGCGCTGAACTGCGGCGTGCACTGGAACAAGGGCTTCCTGCGCAAGCCCGGCACGATCGTCTTCGAATATCTCGAGCCCATCCCCGCCGGCCTGAAGCGCGGCGAGTTCATGCGCGAGCTGCAGACGCGGATCGACACGGCGACCAAGGCGCTGGAGGACGAGGGCCTCTAAGGCGCCTCGATCGCCTCGACCATCTTCAGCAGCTTCTCCATCGCGTGGTCGCGCACCCCGTCCTCGCGCAGGTGCATGACCAGGTCGCGGAGATAGTCGATGTTAGGACCCGACAGGCCCGTCGCGCCGGCGATCAGCGCCGCCTGCTCGTCCAGGGTCAGGGCCCCCGCCCACTGGCTGTGCTTCATGTCGGAGAGGAAGACCAGGGCCGAGGCCCTTTGCCTGCCATCTGGGCCATTCCCGTCGATCTTCACCTCGCGCCAGGTTTCGAAATAGGTCTCGGTCGGTTGCTCGCGTTCGCGCAGATAGGCGTAGACCGCCTCCCACTCCGCCGCCGCCACACGATAGGCCATGCCACGCACCGCCCCGCCGGGGGCCAGGCCCAGCACCAGGCCGGGCCGTTCGTAGGTGCCGCGATGGTGCACCGAATAGATGCAGAAGGCCCGCCGCCGGCCGTGGAGCACGGCCGTTCTTCGGTCTATGAACGGGAACCCGGGCCGCCACATCAGCGATCCGTATCCGAATACCCAGCGATCCTCGCCGCCGCCCTCTAAGCTCATCACCGATCCCGACTGGACGCGCCAATTCATGACCCATAACGACGCCGCCCCGTCCCGCAAAGCCCCCCAGAAAGCCAGGCGCGGCCGTCTGTTCACGCCTTTCATCCTCGCCGCCCTCGTGGCGGGCGGTTGGAGCTATGGCTGGTTCTGGCTGCGCGGTCAGGCCGAGCAGCGGATGGACGAACAGGCGGCGGACCTGAAGTCGCGCG encodes:
- a CDS encoding TlpA family protein disulfide reductase, with the translated sequence MSEVQSEAAAKKRNPVRIALGGVILVGVAAVLYVIATASFKPSGPADLTEFKKGTLEKLDVPATPRAAPTTVFTSLDGKPATLADFKGRVVVMNLWATWCAPCKAEMPTLAKLQAAYATQPLTVLPISVDRDSDLNLINEEMAANPPLKTYRDPGYKLSFAMDPRAAGYPTTVIYDRQGRERARMAGPADWSGPEARGIVEKLLAEK
- the argH gene encoding argininosuccinate lyase, with protein sequence MTDNASDTPKPKGQGQAMWGGRFTAKPAELMQAINVSIGFDKRLWAQDLAGSRAHARMLMNQGVISSSDGEEILGGLAKIEDEIATGTFPFRDEYEDIHMNVEARLRELIGATAGRLHTARSRNDQVAVDFRLWVRDATDRSAAQLEALQKALLAQAEVHADALMPGFTHLQPAQPVTFGHHLMAYVEMFGRDASRFRDARARMNECPLGAAALAGSPFPIDRHQTAAALGFDRPTANSLDSVSARDFALEALSAASITATHLSRLAEEIVLWTTPMFGFIKLTDAFTTGSSIMPQKKNPDAAELIRAKVGRILGSLTTLTVVMKGLPLAYSKDMQEDKVPTFEAFDALELSLLAMAGMVADLTPNTETMAKAAGAGFSTATDLADWLVRTLNMPFRDAHHVTGSAVKTAEGLGVDLADLTLEQFQAIEPRITQDVYAVLTPAASAASRMSYGGTAPAQVRAQIARWKELLA
- the lysA gene encoding diaminopimelate decarboxylase; the encoded protein is MNHFEYGPEGLACEGAPLAKIAAEVGTPVYVYSRATLERHFTVFRDALAAAGVVDPLVAYAVKANSNVAVLKVLGDLGAGADTVSEGEVRRALAAGIPPERIVFSGVGKARREIEFALRTGVAEINVESEPEMNLIAQVAAELGVRAKIAFRVNPDVAAGGHAKIATGKSENKFGVSFAEAARLYANASNNANLEPIGVACHIGSQITDLAPMRAAFGKMRGLVEQLLGEGLAVERLDLGGGLGVPYFNHPEPPSPAEFAAMVGEVTKGLPVKLAFEPGRVIAANAGVLVSEVIHVHERPEGRKFLVIDAAMNDLVRPAMYDAFHDIRPVIQRGGETVYDVVGPVCETGDTFTRDRALPPLAAGELVAFMSAGAYGSAMASEYNTRPLVPEVLVDGDRYAVIRKRPTYEEMLARDLVPDWV
- the ftsE gene encoding cell division ATP-binding protein FtsE; translation: MRIDTQQGDDALPVVRFEGVSMRYGRAPETLRDISFSLDQGSFHFLTGASGAGKSSLLKLIYLAHRASRGRVELFGRDVSLTHTSDLPFLRRRIGVVFQEFRLLEHLSVFDNAALPLRILKRKPATYREDVAELLSWVGLGDRMHALPATLSGGEKQRLAIARAVVDRPDVLLADEPTGNVDPAMSLRLLRLFVELNRLGTTILIATHDEELVARAARPTLHLEQGRLVDTPGGLAGGRA
- a CDS encoding cell division protein FtsX, which codes for MSEFFQVARWKPSPLLPPRDSRDGALVFVVAVLCFLACLTALAALAANRAAHGWTAQLTGSATVVVRARANETPDSAAARAAETLAGVRGVIEAQALTREKAEALLEPWIGKEALVDELPTPRLVTLDLDPKAPPTAAILDKALKSAGVDATVDDHSRWIADIERAANLARLAALGVFALIAAATAAVIAFATRAGLAARRDVIEVLHFSGAEQGFIAGLFQNRFATMGALAGLLGGASAAIIGAVARYFGGGAGFAPLLPLAWIDLAAALPAPVIAALIAGLSARLAASRIVGEMP
- a CDS encoding YdcF family protein: MKSLAALLIALMIWGLGLLAFTGRVDQSTPAPEPPDADGVVVLTGASNVRLEAATRLLEEGKGKRLLISGVNREATRADVQTVTRAVKPIYDCCVDLGFAAANTVGNALETAEWAKSKDYKSLIVVTADYHMPRSMLELSAAMPGVKLYSYPVKTDLNAHRWWKTTLSARRMIVEYCKYLAILGREAFLGLGPKDKDKAAPAAKEAP
- a CDS encoding lysophospholipid acyltransferase family protein; translated protein: MIYLRSFLFQLFFWLWSAAWAIGMIVTFPLPRRANTWSLKTWSWGLIVALRVLVGVKVEVRGEQYRPTGPALVAAKHQSMFDVFSQFALLPDACFVMKKELLMVPLFGWHGLKAGMIVVDRGGHSTALKKLVRDAVERMKETRQVVIFPEGTRGDVGQPGDYKPGIAALYRELDMPVTPLALNCGVHWNKGFLRKPGTIVFEYLEPIPAGLKRGEFMRELQTRIDTATKALEDEGL
- a CDS encoding gamma-glutamylcyclotransferase — encoded protein: MSLEGGGEDRWVFGYGSLMWRPGFPFIDRRTAVLHGRRRAFCIYSVHHRGTYERPGLVLGLAPGGAVRGMAYRVAAAEWEAVYAYLREREQPTETYFETWREVKIDGNGPDGRQRASALVFLSDMKHSQWAGALTLDEQAALIAGATGLSGPNIDYLRDLVMHLREDGVRDHAMEKLLKMVEAIEAP